In the Synechococcus sp. Nb3U1 genome, one interval contains:
- the dnaN gene encoding DNA polymerase III subunit beta produces MNLTCEQADLSHHLASVGRAVASRPTLPILANVLLEADAETQRVALTAFDLNLGIRSEFDAQVEHSARTTLPAKLFSDIVSRLPSGKITLSQPQEGAPVTLTSAAGQYQVRGLSAEDYPTLPEVGAGDGGEAAQALELHIESLLQGIGHTLFAASGDETKQVLTGVHVKLLAGEGDPPLLEFAATDGHRLATVQTELITFPVVRGTSSAGIPSELAGQDLGGVRLDFTIPARTLRELERILSNQAADTVQLRFDRAQVQFGLERHLITSRLLDGQYPDYNRLIPTQFERQVTLERRPLIESLERVGVFAAQKNDIIKFNLSSATQTLQISTEAPDVGSGQESLPVQMSGPDLELAFNVRYLLDALKVFHTQQVSLDLNGATQPAIWKPIGAMRLCYLVMPVQLRAT; encoded by the coding sequence CTGAACCTGACCTGCGAGCAAGCGGATCTCAGTCATCACCTCGCGTCAGTCGGTCGAGCCGTAGCCAGTCGTCCCACCCTGCCGATTTTGGCCAATGTGTTGCTGGAGGCAGACGCGGAAACTCAACGGGTTGCCCTCACCGCCTTTGACCTGAACCTGGGTATTCGCAGCGAGTTTGACGCCCAGGTGGAGCATTCTGCCCGGACAACCTTGCCCGCCAAGCTCTTCAGCGATATTGTCAGTCGCCTACCCAGTGGCAAGATCACCTTGAGCCAGCCGCAAGAAGGTGCTCCCGTGACCCTGACTTCTGCTGCGGGTCAGTACCAGGTGCGAGGCTTATCGGCTGAGGACTACCCCACCTTGCCGGAAGTGGGCGCCGGTGATGGAGGTGAAGCGGCACAAGCTTTGGAACTGCACATTGAGAGCCTGCTGCAGGGGATCGGTCACACCCTCTTTGCTGCTTCTGGAGATGAAACCAAACAGGTGTTGACGGGGGTGCATGTCAAGCTGCTGGCTGGGGAGGGGGATCCGCCGTTGTTAGAGTTTGCCGCCACCGATGGGCATCGTCTGGCGACCGTGCAGACTGAGCTGATAACCTTCCCGGTTGTGCGCGGCACGAGCAGTGCCGGGATCCCGAGTGAATTGGCGGGGCAGGATCTGGGGGGAGTTAGGCTGGATTTCACCATTCCTGCCCGCACCCTGCGGGAGTTGGAGCGGATTCTGAGTAACCAAGCTGCCGATACGGTGCAGTTGCGTTTTGATCGGGCACAGGTGCAATTCGGCCTCGAGCGCCATTTGATCACCAGCCGCCTTTTGGATGGCCAATACCCCGACTACAACCGTCTGATTCCCACCCAATTTGAGCGGCAAGTGACCCTAGAGCGGCGGCCTTTAATCGAATCCCTGGAGCGGGTTGGGGTGTTTGCCGCTCAAAAGAACGACATCATCAAGTTCAATCTTTCCTCAGCAACCCAAACCCTACAGATCAGCACCGAAGCTCCCGATGTGGGCAGCGGCCAAGAATCTCTGCCGGTACAGATGTCTGGGCCGGATTTGGAGTTGGCCTTTAATGTGCGCTACTTGCTCGATGCCCTCAAGGTGTTTCATACCCAGCAGGTGAGCCTA